From the genome of bacterium, one region includes:
- the aroF gene encoding 3-deoxy-7-phosphoheptulonate synthase, whose translation MIIVLKPGATQAEIDHVIEKVKAAGCTPHLSRGVERTIIGAIGDEAALRNLPLEILPGVDQVLPIMKPYKLVSREFHPEPSVLGAGGVLLGGKRVHVMAGPCAVEGREMLLNIARQVKAAGATVLRGGAFKPRTSPYAFQGLEAEGVRYLAEAREETGLLVATELMDPRDLELLDRHVDFIQIGARNMQNFRLLKEVGSVRKPIILKRGLAATIKDLLLSAEYIVANGNPNVILCERGIRTFEDYTRNTLDIAAVPSIKTLSHLPVIVDPSHAGGRRDLVRPLSLAGLAAGADGLMIEVHHNPEEAFSDGPQSLRPDGFAALMEELRRLATFLGREL comes from the coding sequence GTGATTATCGTCCTCAAGCCCGGGGCCACCCAGGCCGAGATCGACCACGTCATCGAGAAGGTCAAGGCCGCGGGCTGCACGCCGCACCTCTCGCGCGGCGTCGAGCGCACCATCATCGGCGCGATCGGCGACGAGGCGGCGCTGCGCAACCTGCCCCTCGAGATCCTCCCCGGGGTGGACCAGGTCCTTCCCATCATGAAGCCGTACAAGCTCGTCTCGCGGGAGTTCCACCCCGAGCCGAGCGTCCTCGGCGCCGGCGGCGTGCTCCTCGGGGGCAAACGGGTCCACGTCATGGCCGGCCCCTGCGCGGTCGAGGGCCGGGAGATGCTCCTGAACATCGCCCGCCAGGTCAAGGCCGCGGGAGCCACCGTGCTGCGCGGCGGCGCCTTCAAGCCCCGCACCTCGCCCTACGCGTTCCAGGGACTCGAGGCCGAGGGGGTGCGCTACCTCGCCGAGGCCCGGGAGGAGACGGGCCTGCTCGTGGCCACGGAGCTGATGGACCCGCGCGACCTCGAACTGCTCGACCGTCACGTCGACTTCATCCAGATCGGGGCCCGCAACATGCAGAACTTCCGGCTGCTCAAGGAGGTCGGCAGCGTGCGCAAGCCGATCATCCTCAAGCGGGGGCTGGCCGCGACGATCAAGGACCTGCTGCTCTCGGCCGAGTACATCGTCGCCAACGGCAACCCGAACGTCATCCTCTGCGAGCGGGGCATCCGCACCTTCGAGGACTACACCCGCAACACGCTCGACATCGCGGCGGTGCCCTCGATCAAGACCCTCTCGCACCTGCCGGTCATCGTCGACCCCAGCCACGCGGGCGGCCGCCGTGACCTGGTGCGTCCGCTCTCGCTGGCGGGGCTGGCCGCCGGGGCGGACGGCCTCATGATCGAGGTCCACCACAACCCCGAGGAGGCCTTCTCGGACGGGCCGCAGAGCCTGCGCCCGGACGGCTTCGCCGCGCTGATGGAAGAGCTGCGGCGGCTGGCGACGTTCCTCGGCCGCGAACTCTAG
- the mamK gene encoding MamK family actin-like protein, with the protein MTQKSDVLFVGIDLGTSRSSISAGNGQRQWIESYVGWPKDFVAAQVVGKPVLFGAEVLEHRLMVDVCRPLQHGIIKEGIDRSEEAVKEIIRHLIELAGPGAGQKVHAVVGVPSDSLKVNRLAIRKAVAEFVDSLVVVTEPFAVAYSLGLLNNALVIDIGAGTTDLCIMHGTLPGEEDQKTLLQAGDYIDDQLFSYLQERYPRSTFNKNMVRQWKEQFSFVGDSPEEIKVVMPVDGKPMLHDIKADVKRACESILPAIVEAVTQMIARFDPEFQAKIRKNIVLAGGGSLIGGLRESLQASLKEYGSSQVTCVKDPLFAGSDGALKLAQEMPAQYWEKL; encoded by the coding sequence ATGACGCAAAAAAGTGACGTCCTGTTCGTCGGCATCGACCTCGGCACCTCCCGCTCCTCCATCTCCGCCGGCAACGGCCAGCGCCAGTGGATCGAGAGCTACGTCGGCTGGCCGAAGGACTTCGTGGCGGCCCAGGTCGTCGGCAAGCCGGTCCTCTTCGGCGCGGAGGTGCTCGAGCACCGGCTGATGGTCGACGTCTGCCGCCCGCTGCAGCACGGCATCATCAAGGAGGGGATCGACCGCAGCGAGGAGGCGGTGAAGGAGATCATCCGCCATCTCATCGAGCTGGCCGGTCCCGGCGCGGGCCAGAAGGTCCACGCCGTCGTCGGCGTCCCCTCGGACTCGCTCAAGGTCAACCGCCTCGCCATCCGCAAGGCCGTCGCCGAGTTCGTCGACTCGCTGGTCGTGGTCACCGAGCCTTTCGCGGTCGCCTACAGCCTCGGCCTGCTGAACAACGCGCTCGTCATCGACATCGGCGCGGGGACGACCGACCTGTGCATCATGCACGGCACCCTCCCCGGCGAGGAGGACCAGAAGACGCTGCTGCAGGCGGGCGACTACATCGACGACCAGCTCTTCTCCTACCTGCAGGAGCGCTACCCGCGCTCGACGTTCAACAAGAACATGGTCCGCCAGTGGAAGGAGCAGTTCAGCTTCGTGGGCGACTCCCCCGAGGAGATCAAGGTCGTGATGCCCGTCGACGGCAAGCCGATGCTCCACGACATCAAGGCCGACGTCAAGCGCGCCTGCGAGAGCATCCTGCCGGCGATCGTCGAGGCGGTCACGCAGATGATCGCCCGCTTCGACCCCGAGTTCCAGGCGAAGATCCGCAAGAACATCGTGCTCGCCGGGGGCGGGAGCCTCATCGGCGGGCTGCGCGAGAGCCTGCAGGCGTCGCTCAAGGAGTACGGCTCGAGCCAGGTCACCTGCGTCAAGGACCCGCTCTTCGCCGGGTCGGACGGGGCGCTGAAGCTCGCGCAGGAGATGCCCGCCCAGTACTGGGAGAAGCTGTGA
- a CDS encoding N-acetylmuramoyl-L-alanine amidase produces the protein MFEKIARNRELRTKQAIHRGIFEDNLRLIGRSTPRMEVRKRLPRAAKVALFGATVALVTLFTGNAVSPIFFPVQQTQAGFTAATPAAPQAPAASQPLDPRLFKGARNMPLSRAFDLGVRAIIIDPGHGGEDTGAIGRGGTREKDLALDIARRLKRRLDARAQTDVQLTRDADLTVPLAERVAIAHADHADLFVSIHLNFVPNKPINLIETFYFGPATDAAASEQARRENSGQGPGMSELREIIERLETQMRREESPRLAATIQASVLRNERRADAAVLDYGTKRGPFVVLNQSEVPAVLAEVSCLSNPEEEARLRTEEHREGIAAALETGIIDYLRNGETIHDAKK, from the coding sequence ATGTTCGAGAAGATCGCGCGCAACCGCGAGCTGCGGACAAAGCAGGCGATCCACCGGGGGATCTTCGAGGACAATCTGCGCCTGATCGGGCGCAGCACGCCGCGGATGGAGGTGCGCAAGCGCCTGCCCCGCGCCGCCAAGGTCGCGCTCTTCGGGGCGACGGTCGCCCTGGTCACGCTCTTCACGGGCAACGCCGTCTCGCCGATCTTCTTCCCCGTGCAACAGACGCAGGCGGGCTTCACCGCTGCGACGCCCGCCGCGCCCCAGGCCCCCGCGGCGTCACAGCCGCTCGACCCGCGCCTCTTCAAGGGCGCGCGGAACATGCCCCTGAGCCGCGCGTTCGACCTCGGCGTGCGCGCCATCATCATCGACCCCGGGCACGGCGGCGAGGACACCGGCGCCATCGGCCGGGGCGGCACGCGGGAAAAGGACCTCGCCCTCGACATCGCGCGCCGGCTCAAGCGCCGCCTCGACGCGCGCGCCCAGACCGACGTGCAGCTCACCCGCGACGCCGACCTCACCGTGCCGCTGGCCGAGCGCGTCGCGATCGCCCACGCGGACCACGCCGACCTCTTCGTGTCGATCCACCTGAACTTCGTCCCGAACAAGCCGATCAACCTGATCGAGACCTTCTACTTCGGCCCCGCCACCGACGCCGCCGCCTCCGAGCAGGCGCGGCGCGAGAACTCCGGCCAGGGCCCGGGGATGAGCGAGCTGCGCGAGATCATCGAGCGGCTCGAGACGCAGATGCGGCGCGAGGAGTCGCCGCGCCTGGCCGCGACGATCCAGGCCAGTGTGCTGCGCAACGAGCGGCGGGCGGACGCCGCCGTCCTCGACTACGGCACGAAGCGCGGCCCGTTCGTGGTGCTCAACCAGTCCGAGGTCCCGGCGGTCCTCGCCGAGGTCTCGTGCCTGAGCAACCCCGAGGAGGAGGCGCGCCTGCGGACCGAGGAGCACCGCGAGGGCATCGCCGCCGCCCTGGAGACCGGCATAATCGACTACCTGCGCAACGGGGAGACCATCCATGACGCAAAAAAGTGA
- a CDS encoding polysaccharide deacetylase family protein, translated as MERIWCRATCLAVATATVLLPFAAIAGEAGPSEALSLERGRRDQPRVALTFDGGSDAGDTELILAVLADRGVTATFFLTGEFMERHPDLVRRIAAGGHEVGNHTWSHPHLTTWERTHRHDTLPGLDRERMARELARTADAYERLTGLPLAPLWRAPYGELNDEIARWAGTAGWQHVGWSREGGAGRHTLDSLDWVADRSSRNFFAASRLLERILSFDARGAGLNGGIVLMHLCARRDDPLSARLGALVDELRARGYQPCTVGELRRELGPPATVVALAAPQALH; from the coding sequence ATGGAGCGCATCTGGTGCCGCGCGACCTGTCTGGCGGTTGCGACCGCCACCGTGCTCCTCCCCTTTGCCGCCATTGCCGGCGAGGCCGGACCATCCGAGGCGCTGTCTCTCGAGCGCGGCCGGCGCGACCAGCCGCGGGTGGCGCTGACCTTCGACGGCGGCAGCGACGCCGGTGACACGGAGCTCATCCTCGCGGTCCTCGCCGACCGGGGCGTCACCGCAACGTTCTTCCTGACCGGCGAGTTCATGGAGCGCCACCCCGACTTGGTGCGCCGCATCGCCGCCGGCGGCCACGAGGTGGGCAACCACACCTGGTCGCACCCGCACCTGACGACCTGGGAGCGCACGCACCGCCACGACACGCTGCCGGGGCTCGACCGCGAGCGGATGGCGCGGGAGCTGGCGCGCACCGCCGACGCGTACGAGCGGCTCACCGGGCTGCCCCTCGCGCCGCTCTGGCGGGCGCCGTACGGCGAGCTCAACGACGAGATCGCCCGCTGGGCGGGGACCGCGGGCTGGCAGCACGTCGGCTGGTCCCGCGAGGGAGGCGCCGGCCGGCACACCCTCGACAGCCTCGACTGGGTTGCGGACCGGTCCTCGCGCAACTTCTTCGCGGCGTCGCGCCTTCTCGAGCGCATCCTCTCCTTCGACGCCCGCGGCGCCGGCCTCAACGGCGGGATCGTGCTCATGCACCTCTGCGCCAGGCGCGACGACCCGCTCTCGGCGCGGCTCGGGGCCCTCGTCGATGAGCTTCGCGCGCGCGGCTACCAACCGTGCACAGTCGGTGAGCTGCGTCGCGAGCTCGGACCGCCCGCGACGGTCGTCGCACTGGCCGCCCCGCAGGCCCTGCACTAG
- a CDS encoding phage holin family protein, whose protein sequence is MRFLLRAAIAAFGLWLAAQVVPGIRFDGAGALAGAALVLGIANAVVRPVLVVLTLPITILTLGLFLFVVNAATFALVALVVPGFHLEGFAPALLGSLLVSFVGWVGTAIIHPR, encoded by the coding sequence ATGCGCTTTCTCCTGCGCGCGGCGATCGCCGCCTTCGGGCTCTGGCTGGCCGCGCAGGTGGTCCCCGGGATCAGGTTCGACGGCGCCGGCGCCCTCGCCGGCGCCGCCCTCGTGCTCGGCATCGCCAACGCCGTGGTGCGGCCGGTGCTCGTCGTGCTCACCCTGCCGATCACGATCCTGACGCTCGGCCTCTTCCTGTTCGTGGTCAACGCCGCCACCTTCGCGCTCGTCGCCCTCGTGGTCCCCGGCTTCCACCTCGAGGGCTTCGCCCCGGCGCTGCTCGGCTCGCTCCTCGTGAGCTTCGTCGGGTGGGTCGGAACGGCGATCATCCACCCGCGCTGA